The proteins below come from a single Oncorhynchus keta strain PuntledgeMale-10-30-2019 chromosome 32, Oket_V2, whole genome shotgun sequence genomic window:
- the LOC118365732 gene encoding cilia- and flagella-associated protein 251-like isoform X2 has translation MSSLNYSHHVKEEEVCWTEEEALGLNIVVKEEKEEEDVTVKQQVEGEAVTVKEEEKDVSVKEEEEKEEEDAFRVKEEEYVTVKEEEEGDAVFGGKEEGEITVTLEDEELEIGDLINTTTSDPGQQHQCNSITLNRPLAPGANQGPSAHIN, from the exons ATGAGCTCCCTAAACTACTCCCATCATGTtaaagaagaggaggtctgctggacggaggAAGAAGCTCTGGGGCTGAACATTGTtgtgaaagaggagaaggaagaggaggatgttacagtaaaacaACAAGTGGAGggtgaggctgttacagtgaaagaagaagagaaagacgtttcagtgaaagaagaggaagagaaagaggaggaagacgcgttcagagtgaaagaggaggagtatgttacagtaaaagaagaggaagagggggatgcaGTTTttggagggaaagaggaaggcgAGATTACTGTCACATTGGAAGATGAAGAGTTGGAGATTGGAGATCTGATTAACACCA caaccagtgatccgggtcaacagcatcaatgtaacagtataactttaaaccgtcccctcgccccgggcgcgaaccagggaccctctgcacacatcaactaA
- the LOC118365053 gene encoding zinc finger protein 660-like, protein MRSLSYSPKEEVGITVKQEVEGEAVTVKEEEDTFRVKEEEDAFYGLKEEEVEMTVTSTKKEEEEKEPGYLGPVSQTHLKVSDGSNGELRNRSMINTRERRDYRGSSGEPQQPHDADEAEKSISRSEHLKKHPQRPSWKRTHICSDCGKHFKFSYELKIHQRTHTGEKSYSCTQCGKSFSQSTTLISHQRTHTGEKPYSCAQCGRSFSQSTTLISHQRTHTREKSYNCVQCAKSFSTSCKLTRHQRTHTGERPYSCTQCGKSFSQSTTLIAHQRTHTGEKPYSCAQCGKSFTTSSNWYRHRRTHTGEKLYSCTECGKSFSQSTTLISHQRSHTGEKSYSCVQCGKSFATSYKLTRQQRTHTGEKSYSCTQCGKRFSQSTSLISHQRTHTGEKSCSCAQCGKCFVTSSSLTKHQRTHTGEKSYNCTECGKSFTQSTSLISHQRKHTQERNLIALLNVGRVLLRLASGLHNM, encoded by the exons ATGCGGTCACTAAGCTACTCTCCTAAAGAAGAGGTGGGTATCACAGTAAAACaagaagtagagggtgaggccgttactgtgaaagaagaggaagacacgttcagagtgaaagaggaggaggatgcatTTTATGGATTGAAAGAGGAAGAGGTGGAAATGACTGTCACATCCACAAaaaaggaggaagaagagaaggaacctggatatctgggcccggtttcccaaacgcATCTTAAGGTGTCTGATGGTTCTAACGGTGAATTGAGAAACCGTTCCATGATTAACACTA GAGAGAGACGGgactatcgtggatcctctggggagcctcaacaacctcatgatgctgacgaggcagagaaaagtatctccagatcagaacacctcAAGAAACACCCGCAGAGACCCTCATGGAAGAGAACTCAcatctgctctgactgtgggaaacaTTTCAAATTTTCATATGAACTTaaaatacaccagagaacacacacaggagagaaatcttatagctgtactcaatgtgggaagagtttttctCAGTCAACCACCctgatatcacaccagagaacacacacaggagagaaaccttatagctgtgctCAATGTGGGAGGAGTTTTTCTCAGTCAACCACCCttatatcacaccagagaacacacacaagaGAGAAATCTTATAACTGTGTTCAATGTGCGAAGAGTTTTTCTACATCTTGCAAGCTGACTagacaccagagaacacacacaggagagagaccgtatagctgtactcaatgtgggaagagtttttctCAGTCAACCACCCTGATagcacaccagagaacacacacaggagagaaaccttatagctgtgctcaatgtgggaagagttttactacatCCAGCAACTGGTATAGACACCGGAGAACACACACCGGAGAGAAATTGTATAGCTGTActgaatgtgggaagagtttttctCAGTCAACCACCCTTATATCACACCAGAGatcacacacaggagagaaatcttatagctgtgttcaatgtgggaagagttttgctaCATCCTACAAGCTGACTAGAcagcagagaacacacacaggagagaaatcgtatagctgtactcaatgtgggaagaggTTTTCTCAGTCAACCAGCctgatatcacaccagagaacacacacaggagaaaaatcTTGTAGCTGTGCTCAATGTGGGAAGTGTTTTGTTACATCTAGCAGTCTGACtaaacaccagagaacacacacaggagagaaatcttataACTGTActgaatgtgggaagagttttactcagtcaaCCAGCCTTATATCAcaccagagaaaacacacacaggagagaaatctcaTAGCATtgctcaatgtgggaagagttttgctaCGTTTAGCAAGCGGACTACACAACatgtaa